The Xiphophorus maculatus strain JP 163 A chromosome 7, X_maculatus-5.0-male, whole genome shotgun sequence region ATATTAGGTGGTTTATTTGGTCTCGTTTGATTATGTTATGTAAATTATGATTATATCTCTATTTTTagtgagaaaaaaactattaaagaagaaataaaatcatcacaACCTCTGTCTGCTCGGTTTTTCTAAGCACCCTAATGACACTACTTCATTTTGACTTGTAGAAGCAAAAAATATGTATTGTATGTTTTCTTGATTACATTTAGTTTATGTCTCCAAAACTATTGTATTAAaactaatcaaaaataaatgtagcacAGTGTATCAATATAGCACAGTTGgcttaatttaaaatacaatgcttgctataaataaaaagcatcaaaatTTCTTGAGGTGAGAATATTTTGTCACCTTAAGCTTGCGTGGTGCCCACTGCATTGGACAATTAATTTGAAAACCAACTCAAAGGACTTGCAAACAAGCAGTGTGATGTGTCTTTACCACAAAATTGTGGTCAACTGTGTTACAAGATTTTGACGAATTCTGAAATCAGTTACAATAATTCTATCATttacagaaacagcagcagttaaTGTGCTGTGTTTTATACACTTTCACAGatgcttaaatttttttctacattttgctcAGGGAGTACTTTAGTTGGTCACAGGCTTTTTAGTTACTTAAATATTCTGTTTACTGTAGATATGTAGATATTGGTGGGTTCATCTCTTTTAAACAGGGTGGAATCCCAAACAGTGATATTCTAATTATTATAGATGCCTCTTTGTGCAGTGCAATGGGTTGGGTTTCAAGCTATTCAAGACATTGACTATTGTTCCAGACGGTCTGCGGCTGCGCGGAGAAAATGCCACGTACTGGTTGACGTTGACAGACTGGATGACACTTCCTGATGCTGGTTCCTGGACTTAGCTAGGCCAGCTAACAAACTAGAACTTCACGGTTCGGGGAAACCTGTGAAAATACAGCGTGGTGAAGTCGTCTGATTCAGGTAAGATACCGCATTGGTTTGGATGTTTAGCTGTAATCACTCAGCAGTTTCTATGCCATCACTGTCTGTTAGCTGCTAGTACTTAGCGGGATCTGGCTAATGTTTCGTTTGCTAACTATGTAGCTAACGGTGCGTTGGTTCACCCAGAGACTGATTCAgcaaaatttcagttttcagttatCCACATATGCTATTATTTATAATCCAACAGTGTATTGCGTCAATACACTGTTggattataaaataaacttttacttGGCTGTATATGCTTGTTAATTGTAGAAACACATCTAAGTCGATTCTTACTGACCTTTGGTGTAAGCTGAAATTgaactaaataatttattacatttgcaTACTGTTATAGATATATTTCCTAAAGTGATTGTGTGTTATGTTCGGCTTGCGTAGCCCATGTGTCTAGTACTGAAAAGGCCTGGATTGTCAAAAACTTAACCAGTCACAGTGCGTTGTTGTTAAGTTGGGCGACTCTTTTTTTTGCGACCAATAAACGCAAAGTTGGTATgcaccatttattttattcattaaattcCAGAGAATTTTTGCTCCATGAAATCACAGAAGAAATCAGTTTCTCGGTGTCGCCATTTGATCTGCTGGTGTGCTAAAGGTTAGCAACAACACAATCCTTAGCATCTAGCCAATTACTCATCTGGCCAGGGCTGCCAAAGCAGTAggatttctgcaaataaatccCACAGTGGGGCTTTGTTTTGCATAAACCTCTCAGATACTGAATCTATAGGAAGATAATAACTGAAATGTTAGATAATGACTGATGTTAACTGTGCAAGATTGACATAATCGCAGTATTTTGTAGTATTTAATGTGTCAGAAGTCACACTGAAacatgtttgataaatccttctcttttttttgttttaaagaaaatttgcaaaCGGAGATTTGAGGCTGCATGAAGCCTTACACATATAAATGCTGCTCTGAAAGTGCAACCTAAACCTCATCACAACAGGTTACTTCACTACAACAGTAACACTAATTGATAATTCATTATTCCCAAATGATATATAGCTTCATTATTTGGGGGTTTGCAAACATCATCAGTTGTAGTTTATCATTACCtctctttaaatttcttttctcCACAGTATTAATAATGATTGTACCCCTTCTGTAAtgttaatgtgtaaaaaaatatatagatttttgcttttgctttgcttttctgcCTTGTCAAATAAATTGTGTATGTTACTGGATTGTTTTCCCCCAAAAATCAgattataattaaaattaatttaagttgAGTTCACTAGTGACAAAAAATGTAGTTGTTTTCTCCACTCTGTTGTTTTGACTCTActctgagatttatttttttctgtttaaatctaaACCCAAGTTATTTCTTTAATATCTATAAAGGTAATCAAAATCCAATCATATAAAACACAACCAGCAATGGAGAGGCTGTTATAAGAAAATTATATAAACTAAAAGCTGATGGAGTAGGAATGGGAATGTAGAGAGGTTtagataaagaataaaataaatcctgatGATTGCAATAAATTGTCATGGATAATGTTAAATTAAGGTGAAAGACCGTTCTTATCAATACGATTTGAGCTTTCTGGTCAAAGTCAACATGGACGCTGTCTTTGCCACTTCACAGGCTGATGTTTGACCCTTAGACTCTTCTGTTCATTGAATCGctgatattattattttggttaGACTTTTCAAATAATCAGAGTCCACCTGGAACTCCTCAAAGCAAATATAATCAGCTTAAGTCAGCTTAATAAAGAACTGCTAAATACAATAGCATTGACCTTTTTTACTGTAACATATTGTAGTCCTACATGGTTATTACTGCAGCCACCCACCTGATCTGCTGACATACTTTTGAGCAATTCCTGCTTGATTCTGTTGGCCTCATGACTGGCATCGCACAGATTTTTGTAAAGCTGCCTCACAGAGAGAAAGTGGTGTTCATCAACCAGGACAGTCGCCAGAGTAGAGCCTGATGGctcatgttttttccttttttttttcaggcataTGAGCAGCTCAATACAGAAGGGatatttattgcaaaatgtcacaatcaatttaaaatatctgaCAATAGTAATGGTTATATTGTGAAGCAGTGCAGTTGGGGCTTTTCATAGTGTGACATACTTCACTAGGACTCTACTTTTGCTACTAGTTGATTCACAGAGGCATATTTTCTTTGTCACTGTGGAGTGGCAGAATAAACAGCAAGTCTATTCATGCTCAGTCATGACCTAAACATAATGATCCATTTACAATACACAGACCCACTGTCTTaccagtttatttctttttgagcTTGTCTAATAAATGTATTCACTAACCTGAGTgctaacatttagctttatattgTACAAATCTAGAACTCaacccagaacaactggaaccaACATGTAGTTTTATACTTACTAGAACCAAAGATGGAGAACCAACGTTTAGTTTTATTAGAAGAATCATCCAGAGAAACCCctactagtttataaattatgaaCTACTTATTCTTATGAACCATGGGGAGCCAATATGTAGCTATATACTTGTatctgtttgtctttcttttggttttgttttgtttgtatttccttccaatttatgtaaagcactttgaactgccttgttgctgaaaatgtgctatataaattaaattaccttaccttacttTACCTCAGTGGTTTAATATAGTAAATGTCAATCTCAACAaagaaattgattaaaaaagtaaacgtagttatgtaaaacttttttagaattcttatttcaggtgttttaaaagtttaaacttgaATTTTGAGCTGCAAAATAAGGGGAGATGAAGTGTTTTTAAACGTGCCCCTCTTGTTCCTTGATAAGGCAGAGGGAACAGCAGAGATCAGACGACACCATGAATGGCCAGCTGGACCTGAGCGGCAAGCTGATCATCAAAGCCCAGCTGGGTGACGACATTCGACGCATCCCTATCCATAATGAAGACATCACATACGATGAGCTGGTGCTGATGATGCAGCGTGTCTTCAGAGGCAAGCTGCAGAGTAACGATGAAGTTACCATTAAATACAAAGATGAAGGTGTGTCCCTCTCTTCTGAACTGAATGCAAAGCGTGTTTACCTCAGTTGAATCATATAActtcagcacattttttttttcattttgtttgtcttttttctattttcagatgatgacCTCATCACCATTTTTGACAGCTCTGACCTCTCCTTTGCAATCCAGTGTAGTAGAATACTCAAATTGACATTATTTGGTAAGCTATTATCTTTTTATTCACATGTTCACAAAAAGCTATCAAATTTTCATTCTTTATGCTGTTCCATCAGCCGGTCACTGGAGGGCAGTCGAGCTTTTGTTTTCTCGATGCTCTGCCCTGTGACTCAGTGTCTGTGGAATTTCACTGTGTCTCCTAGCATTGGATGAGCAAACAAATAATAACAAATCACGGTCAGATTTATCACAAAACCCAGTCGTGGCAATTAGACCGGGTTATAAAGCCTAATTTAAATTGTGCACTAGCCCTCTTCATTTTAGCCGTAGCTCTTAGAAGTGTTACTATTTCACAATACCTGTAATGCCCGCCCTGTCATGTCAGTCAAGGCTTCTGCCAGTAGTTTTTAGTAactgtacattttaatattcataattcattaacaatgagttttctgttttactacGGATTTTCCAGTGTCTAGTAAGgaagtttattttttggaaagtgTTTGATTTCTATATAAAGTCCAttaaagtgcttgatattcCATCTGCACAGTTTGATGAGAAAAGACTCTTTACAGAAAGTCAGCAGATTTTTTAGCGTTCAAGCATTATGTGGGCAGGAGGTTCATTTACCTTAACACAAAtctttttgttccatataatatttattatgcCTAATGGCTTAATGATCTGTGTAATTGAAATAAAGGAGATCTTATATTTcatatgttaaaataatttaaattggaggattttgttttctttaaattagtgttttgttctcagaccAGTCATATGGATAGGGTATGTGAGAGAATTatcaaaacataaacttttgttgcattttagtttGTCCATGCTATGTACAATACCATCACATgacattatttataaattatataatgtaatagtgaattaaaaatgtcttctttagttcatttgcattgattttgactccaaagtgtggtgctggaaaagtttaaaaacttttccaacttttggaaagtgcttgaattttactgtgggaaaatagggaaagatgtttttcttctttgaaacGAGGGTGAATCGGTACAAGCCTGAGCTTTGGATCAAATGCTATGACCTCATTTGGAGATTATTGCCTTGAACTTGTGCCAAGTTTGGAAGGCGTAGATCATGCCTGTGATCTCAGAATGGCCAACATTTAGAACTAGGGCGTTGTGCCCTGAGCCGTTTCCACAAACACCGGGAAGCTGATATGAGGAACTGATATGGAAAAATGtctactttatttattctttccTATTTTTCTCTGTCAGTTCAGAGTGGGAAGACGAGGGTTGAAGATAATTGTTGTGCAAAGAAACATTGGATTATGTGCAGGATTCTGCGCATAATCCTGCCAGCATATGACCGAttctttaatgatttttaacgttgtaattgtttttatttgcagtgaaTGGTCAGCCGCGGCCTTTGGAATCCAGTCAAGTGAAGTATCTGCGCAGGGAGCTCATTGAGCTCAGGAATAAAGTCAACAACCTCCTTGACAGCCTGGAGCCGCCCTCAGAGCCTGGAATGACTTCCACAGCGCCTGAAAATGGTGAACAACTCACCTTAACTTGATACATCTTCAACTAACAGAAGAGAGACTTCTCTTTGTTTCTCCCTTTTTGTTGGGACTTACCAGAATAGTTTGAATTAACTCCCCAAAAGTAGCAGCTGCTTGTATTTCACTTATTTTGCAAGCAGAACTGAAGGAAATGTGTCTGACATAGACTGTGACACCAGACTGAGGCAGTTTATACAAGTCTCtattaaaacatgcatttgattattttagcagcatattggtcagcagcagctctctgaACGTCTTATGCACAATTAATTTTGACTGAAGCAgtataaaagcagaaatgggtTCTTACCACATCAGAGCAGTGAGCAAAGATTTTGTATGAATCtattttctgactgtttttgtAATTCTCTCTTGACGCTTTTAAATACTGTTTATTATCAAAAGGTTCCGTCTTAAAATTGCTTTCTTCTAGAATCAGTGGATGGGCGTGAAGGCAAAGTTCTGACAGCAGACTCAACAGCGAAACAAGCTCCTCCAGTCAGCGCAGCCAGCATGTCGGCCTTTGACCCTTTAAAAAACCAGGACGAGGTCAACAAGAACGTCATTTCTGCTTTTGGCCTGAGCGAGGACCAGGCCCCAGGTACGGCACACTACGCAACTGGGACATTTCCCTTGGAAAGCATTCAGTTTTGTCTCTAACgtgcttctgtcttttttttttctttcttttaaacaaaacaaaaaatttagtTGCTCCCCCTTCTGTTGCAACAGAGGAGCGCTCAGGGACTCCTGACAGCATTGCTTCCTCCTCTTCTGCAGCGCCTCAGCCAGGAGTGCCCCCTCAGCCACAGGCTCCTTATGTTGGGGTACAACAGGGACCCCCTGCTGGAGTTGATGGTAAGAAACTGTCCCACAAAGATCCCCTTGATTAATGGAGGGGGAAAAAGACATACTTCCTCAATGCTAAGAAACATCCCAATAGAGAAAGAAGAGTGGTCCTTTGTTTTACAGCTGTGATGGCACATTATTTCAAAGTTATCACTAACTTATCCTTATAAACACTATCTTCAGGTTGTGTAGCTTgagaaatctgtcttttttttatactcCTAATTGGAATTTTTGCTAACATTTGTAGAAGCTACTCtagagcagtgtttctcaaactttttcaggctgAGGATCACTTAACCCATTTAACAAACTTTCAAAGACCACCTAACTTAAAAGCCACTTactcattattatttttaaccacAAGCCTTTGACAAGCTAACTGTACATATCGCATTGAGCTGAGCTGCATACAGTATAAACGGTCATTTAAATGCAGTACCTTGCAGACCACTAGGGGGTGCGCGTGGACCACAAGTGGTCTggggaccacagtttgagaaagactgcaTTAGAGCTAAAAACTAGAAACCAAATGCCTGGCTAATGTGATGCAAATAAAATAGCTGAGTAATATAGGATTTTCATGGATGAGTGTTTATAATCTGTCCTCAGCTTATAAATTTTTATGGGTGTAGTTATATTTGCTTTTAGTTGCAGAAATAGATTGTCTGATCAATAATAGTTTAGATTTGGGAAATTGAATGAACCTTATCAGGGAAAAAGTAACTGAAATTTATAGCAAATTTAAGGTGTGCTTTATTCATTCTAGTTCACATcgacatatttttatttctcacttaCTCATAACTTCATACTTTCtagacttgttttctttttctttggaaCTCACATTTGTGATGTCATAAGtgtttttgaatgaaaaatcaCCACTGCAAtcctaaacaaaatataaacaaaagtaTCCAAGGAAGTTATCTCACTAGTCAGAGGTTTGACCATTACTCTTCTCAGTGTGTAATCTGAGACTCCTACATGTTTGGCCCAAGCCAAAAGCCTGATTCATATAGGCCAATGAAGGATACATCttcactagaaaaaaaaaaacaaaacccattaGTTTTTAACTTTGTGTGTGGTTCTGCTGAAGTGTTACTCTATTCACATTTGTTTCAGTCATCTCTGCagttccaattttttttaactttaagttATAAAACAGGAATAGTCTTTATTACTTTCGATTATGTGAGTAGAAACGGCTAAATGTTGTGGGAAAATCGATcaaatgatgttttgtttttacgtCTGTGTAGATGCTCTCTTCAAAGCCATTTTTAGGGATTTCAACTGTTATTGTTAGAAAGTCTTCAGGTGTTTATGTCCTAAGATACACGTTGCAACAATAAGGTGCAGGTTTTGTTCACTGAGCTTGAAAGAAGCAGAtaggctgcagctgctgctttatGTGGTCAATGTTCTCTTGGTATGGATTgtacaggttttatttattaaaaatctgtGGGGTAATACAAACTATTTGTGACCAAGAAGCTCTCTCTTGTGTTTATAGGCAAGTAGAAAAGATGGAGAAagttatttaaagtttgttgtgGTTACACGTTTCCAAGCGGTTGGAAGTGATGCTACAAAGGCTGTATGGTGCCATCGGCGGGCTGTAGTTTCATACCTTAAAaccacaactttttaaaatgtggaacTCCTTCCCTTTTTCAGCACAGCTTATTTAAAATTCTATATATTTCAACATTACTGTAAATTATGGAATTActtggctgtaaaaaaaaatggaaataatgtcATATTAATCTGATTTCACCATTGTTAATCTCGTTTATTGTCAATGCTGTTGTATAGATTGTTGTTCTCTGAACGCGATGGCCCCGTCAGCATCGGTGGATGTAATTTGTGACGACGTCCCATTCTGCGTgccacagaagaaaaaataggGTAAAATTAAAGGTTCTGGTAAATTAAGTTCTGGGGAGAAAAGCATCATGGTTGAGGTTGGCTCTCTTTCTTAAATCTGGCGGTAATCttgttttgcttgtatttcAATAAGTTTTGGTTATCATCCATGGAGCAGTACCAACCTCTTTGTGTGTAGGCAAACATTTTCTCCTATAAGTCAGTGCAGAATCATTGTTTTCCTATTatacattttcagctgtgatTGGATAGatctttttttcaattttctttataaatacaTCTCTTATGTCCAATATGGTAACAAGTATTTTGTCTTCATATCTGTCCCGTGGTTTTATTCTCCTCACTTCCAAGGCTGCAGATGGTTGGCACACAAAGACCATAAACCCGCCCCTGTACAGACGGCTCTTTTACATTGTGGTTTCTTCACTCTTCACCCTCTTACTACTTTCTGTGGTTGCAGTCTGACAGCCTTGAGGCAAATCAGACCAGCCAGTCTGAGCACAATATTTTATATAGTAAAATATGAGAGTTCGAATGCCAACAGAGCACTTGTGTTAGCCAGAAgtcattttgaatggagccttGGACTGCTTGTTAACTTAAGAATGCTGCTAAAACAATTTGTGAACAAATGGTAAAAAAtttgccgttttttttttttctgatgctgATTGAACTGTGGTAATAATTTCAATCTGTGCAACCCCCCgcacccacaaaaaaaaactagacgTGTATTGATCAAATGTACAGATGTCTTATTTGTGTAAAATACTCGTTGCAAAAcaggattttgttttgatgacTCCCAAAGTATCAGTTTTAACGAGTTTCTAtgattaaagagaaaatgttcttaAGTTTCAGTGAACTCAACATTCAGATCTGCCCATCAATCTTACAAAACATTGCTCATAATGGACAACAGATGATggcaacacaagaaaaaaaaaatatttcacacacaTGGCTCCTCTTACAGTAAAGACCACTGTGTGGATGTTCATGTGGCGACAGGATAGTGcagccaaatatttagttgagGTGTTTCTGATGCAGAGCATTGTGGGAAGATATAAGTGAATACTTTGCTCAAATGACATGCATGAAAAAACACTGTACCTATTGAATTATGGATCATCTTTAAGATGTTGCTAGAGATGCATCAAAAAGAATAATCTTTTGCCTTGAATTAAGCACTTTTTGTCTATTTATTGGCCAATCAGAAACTAAATATCCACTCTATTTTCAGTCAGTGAACACAGCATACTAACTTGGTCTTATTGGAAGTTATTGTTGAGGGTACACTGATAATTGCCTATTCTAATAGTTGAAATACCATATGTATCTTAATATGCATTATTACGCACAGTGCCAACCGTCTTGGCGCTACCGCAGAACCTAACTTCCTTATTTTCGCTCTTGAGAgtgcagccaatcagtgccaaggaaaaGGAATGGTGCTCCAGGATTGGTTGCTTTGCACAGCCAATAGTGAGTCAAGtacttcccaagctgcattttcttacAAATACTTTAGATATGATCTAtgaaaaaatccacaaataacCAAATTTATTGCAAATAGTTTGGAGTAACAACCCccacacaaaacaaattcacaaataGGCATGATCAACGGACAGGCTCCATTTTTATAGTTTagcttttttctctgaattttttggcagcttttatttttgaatggaTTTTATTGGAATAAGATGAATAATTTGTGATGCTCCAATGGtgtcagttgttaaaaaatattttttgcagtacAGGAGTAAATGTgctattattgtttttgatggGTTTTGTTGGACTTTACTTGTGCGTCATGACCAAGAGGAGCATACTCCATAGCTCTGTAATTTTGGGCAGGTTTCAAACTATTCACATTTGattgtagaaaatatattttattcacagaACATAAAGAGAAATGGAGTGAAATCTGAATTTCCCTCCTTTTCTGCTCTATTGGTAAGAAACGAGCCATAAAATCTCTGATCGTTGtctagcttttttttattttttcaaccgGTACTGTGCTCTGTTCTCTAGCTGCTTGTATCATCACCATATTTATATACCCAGTGTGAGATCTGGAAGTAAAATTGTGACCTTGTTTATGGAAAACACTGACTTGCCAAGTCTCTGCATGTGTGTTCCACACTTGAACCTTTGATGGAAAACCTGATGAAAAAGAAGAATGTattgtgtgtgtattttcttCATATCTTGGGATAAAATCATGCAGCTGTGTAGTGGTTACgcaataaattatatatttctgttcttttgcaaaaaaagtaaatgtattagAAAGTCGGATGCCTCTTGAGAAATATTCGGGTCACTTCAAGATGTGATGATGCTAAACAATGAAGTCTCAGTTTGAAGAAGAAGTCGCTTTGCTCATATATTTGCAAACCAAAGCTGTTCATTTGCtgtgagacagaaaaaaggTGTTTTCCTTCTGCATTTTTAGCTATTCGCGCACCTGCATTCTGCTCCCTTACTGAGAATTAGACTGTTTCCATGACGATTTGAGCacacatcacaaaaaaaaaaaaaaatataagggAGCCAAAAAAATCTTGATGTCACAAAGATGTAAATCTGTCTCTGATATATTTGGTAATGAGCTTCTTAATTGGAGAAGCTCGGTTAACTGTAATTTCACCGAAAGCTATGGCACCGTCAGAAATTGGTCATTATACAAGCTGACTGATCTGTGGGGATGAGCTGGAACAAGCAGGGCCTATAAAACCTTTCTCGCCCTGTCATCCATAAGTGTAATTTATGCGCCATACTCGAGTCGTTTTATGGAGGGTTGTTAGCCCACTAATTGTGCTAATTAGATTTTAATTGTTGACTGAAGTGCTGCGTTTCCATCTGGAATAACGAGCTCTGAAGAGGAACTGAGAAG contains the following coding sequences:
- the tfg gene encoding protein TFG, whose amino-acid sequence is MNGQLDLSGKLIIKAQLGDDIRRIPIHNEDITYDELVLMMQRVFRGKLQSNDEVTIKYKDEDDDLITIFDSSDLSFAIQCSRILKLTLFVNGQPRPLESSQVKYLRRELIELRNKVNNLLDSLEPPSEPGMTSTAPENESVDGREGKVLTADSTAKQAPPVSAASMSAFDPLKNQDEVNKNVISAFGLSEDQAPVAPPSVATEERSGTPDSIASSSSAAPQPGVPPQPQAPYVGVQQGPPAGVDGQVYQQYQAPGGYPPQQPGAPPQQQYAMQYPAGYSSQPGAPQPGPPQPQQQFQNYPPPSSQAPGPGPAPTPGFQTGQQQQQPHQPQGAQQYPPGAFPPQNYTSQGSQPANYSMPPSSQPGSGFQPRPGFTPPPGTAVTPPPGAANPYARNRPHYGQGYTQPGPGYR